The following are encoded in a window of Thiohalobacter sp. IOR34 genomic DNA:
- a CDS encoding TIGR01212 family radical SAM protein (This family includes YhcC from E. coli K-12, an uncharacterized radical SAM protein.) encodes MSLHQYVNTYGQDLLRRYGERVHKLAIHAGFTCPNRDGSKGRGGCTFCNNASFNPNARQPPPIAAQIEAGRRVLAKRTGARRFIAYFQAYTNTYDDVRNLARLYEAALSEPDVVGLSVGTRPDCVPPAVLDLLAGYRERGYEVWLELGLQSAFDDTLQRVNRGHGFAEYRDTLRAARGRGIPVCTHLIVGLPGEGRARALATLQRVLELGVDGLKLHPLHVVKGTRLANAWRRGEYRPLGFDDYVSIAADLVEQTPPEVVFHRLTGTAEARLLLAPAWCSRKWAVLNAIEGELARRQMAAAVGWPG; translated from the coding sequence ATGAGTCTGCATCAGTACGTCAACACCTACGGCCAGGATCTGTTGCGCCGCTATGGTGAGCGGGTCCACAAGCTGGCGATTCACGCCGGCTTCACCTGTCCCAACCGGGACGGCAGCAAGGGCCGCGGCGGCTGTACATTCTGCAACAATGCTTCGTTCAATCCCAATGCCAGGCAACCGCCGCCGATCGCGGCACAGATCGAAGCGGGCCGGCGGGTGCTCGCCAAGCGCACCGGGGCGCGGCGTTTTATCGCGTATTTTCAGGCCTATACCAACACCTACGACGACGTGCGCAACCTGGCCCGGCTCTACGAGGCGGCCCTGTCCGAGCCGGACGTGGTCGGCCTGTCGGTGGGCACCCGCCCGGACTGTGTGCCGCCGGCGGTGCTCGATCTGCTGGCCGGCTACCGGGAACGCGGCTACGAGGTGTGGCTGGAGCTGGGGCTGCAGTCGGCCTTCGACGACACCCTGCAGCGGGTCAACCGCGGCCACGGTTTCGCCGAGTATCGCGACACCCTGCGCGCCGCCCGCGGGCGCGGCATCCCGGTCTGCACCCACCTGATCGTCGGCTTGCCGGGTGAGGGCCGGGCACGGGCGCTGGCCACCCTGCAGCGGGTGTTGGAGCTGGGCGTCGACGGCCTCAAGCTGCACCCGCTGCACGTGGTCAAGGGCACCCGCCTGGCCAATGCCTGGCGGCGCGGCGAATACCGGCCGCTGGGTTTCGACGACTATGTGTCGATTGCCGCCGACCTGGTGGAGCAGACCCCTCCCGAGGTGGTGTTTCACCGCCTGACCGGCACCGCCGAGGCACGGCTGCTGCTGGCACCGGCCTGGTGCAGCCGGAAGTGGGCGGTGCTGAACGCCATCGAGGGCGAGCTGGCGCGGCGGCAGATGGCGGCCGCCGTCGGCTGGCCGGGCTAA
- the pdxS gene encoding pyridoxal 5'-phosphate synthase lyase subunit PdxS yields MTSTPESPASAGDSSDFSVKVGLAEMLKGGVIMDVTNAEQAKIAEAAGAAAVMALERIPADIRRDGGIARMSDPAMIRDIQAAVSIPVMAKCRIGHFAEAQVLEALAIDFIDESEVLTPADDRHHVDKHRFRVPFVCGATDLGEALRRIGEGAAMIRTKGEAGSGNIVEAVKHMRALQDGMRRLTTLDHAQLMTAAKELGAPYDLVCHVAEHGRLPVPNFSAGGIATPADAALMMQLGAEAVFVGSGIFKSDDPQARAEAIVQATTYYNDPQKLLEVSTGLKSAMQGLDMADIPPDQRLAERGW; encoded by the coding sequence ATGACATCCACTCCGGAATCCCCGGCAAGCGCCGGAGACAGCAGCGATTTTTCCGTCAAGGTCGGCCTTGCCGAGATGCTCAAGGGCGGCGTCATCATGGACGTCACCAACGCCGAGCAGGCGAAGATCGCCGAGGCGGCCGGTGCCGCTGCGGTGATGGCCCTGGAGCGCATCCCGGCCGACATCCGCCGCGACGGCGGCATCGCGCGGATGTCCGACCCGGCGATGATCCGCGACATCCAGGCCGCAGTCTCCATCCCGGTGATGGCCAAGTGCCGCATCGGCCATTTTGCCGAGGCCCAGGTACTGGAGGCGCTGGCCATCGACTTCATCGACGAGAGCGAGGTCCTGACCCCGGCCGACGACCGGCATCACGTCGACAAGCACCGCTTCCGCGTGCCCTTCGTCTGCGGCGCCACCGACCTCGGCGAAGCACTGCGCCGCATCGGCGAGGGCGCGGCCATGATCCGCACCAAGGGCGAGGCCGGCAGCGGCAACATCGTCGAGGCCGTGAAGCACATGCGCGCGCTGCAGGACGGCATGCGCCGTCTCACCACCCTGGACCACGCCCAGCTGATGACCGCCGCCAAGGAACTGGGCGCGCCCTACGATCTGGTCTGCCATGTCGCCGAGCACGGCCGGCTGCCGGTGCCCAACTTCTCGGCCGGCGGCATCGCCACCCCGGCCGACGCCGCGCTGATGATGCAGCTCGGCGCCGAGGCGGTGTTCGTCGGCTCCGGCATCTTCAAGTCGGACGACCCCCAGGCCCGCGCCGAGGCCATCGTCCAGGCGACGACCTACTACAACGACCCGCAGAAGCTGCTCGAGGTCAGCACCGGCCTGAAGAGCGCCATGCAGGGACTGGACATGGCCGATATCCCACCCGACCAGCGGCTGGCCGAACGCGGATGGTAG
- the pdxT gene encoding pyridoxal 5'-phosphate synthase glutaminase subunit PdxT: protein MVVQATIGVLALQGAFQKHLDMLARLDQPARAVRYPEQLADCAGLILPGGESTTMSRLLRDTGLLQPLREYACEHPLFGTCAGLILMAERVEDPRVEPLGVLPMRAERNRYGRQIDSFTAPLQLAFDADGPPFPGVFIRAPAASELGEEIEVLARHQGQPVLLAAGAHLAAAFHPELTDDPRVHRHWLQRIAAASRPQARAAAS, encoded by the coding sequence ATGGTAGTACAGGCAACGATCGGCGTGCTGGCCCTGCAGGGCGCCTTCCAGAAGCATCTCGACATGCTGGCCCGGCTCGACCAGCCGGCGCGGGCGGTGCGCTACCCCGAGCAGCTTGCGGACTGTGCCGGGCTGATCCTCCCGGGTGGCGAATCGACTACCATGAGCCGTCTGCTGCGCGACACCGGGCTGCTGCAGCCGCTGCGCGAGTACGCATGCGAGCACCCGCTGTTCGGCACCTGCGCCGGCCTGATCCTGATGGCCGAACGGGTCGAGGACCCCCGCGTCGAACCGCTGGGGGTGCTGCCGATGCGCGCCGAACGCAACCGCTACGGCCGGCAGATCGACAGCTTCACCGCTCCGCTGCAACTGGCCTTCGACGCGGACGGCCCACCCTTCCCGGGCGTCTTCATCCGTGCCCCGGCCGCCAGCGAACTGGGCGAGGAGATCGAGGTACTGGCCCGACACCAAGGGCAGCCGGTGCTACTCGCTGCCGGTGCTCACCTGGCCGCCGCCTTCCACCCGGAACTGACCGACGACCCGCGGGTGCACCGCCACTGGCTACAGCGGATCGCGGCAGCCTCCCGCCCCCAGGCCAGGGCGGCGGCTTCCTGA
- a CDS encoding SCP2 sterol-binding domain-containing protein has protein sequence MNSASLPSRQRTPSLPPLLTWPLEFLPRRLPEEVFVAALNRLFAEPLRNGELDFLEGRMLQIGLTDLGRSLRIGLRQRRLQRGTPGQRPDIRIEGKLYEFLLLATRREDADTLFFNRRLRLAGDTELGLYVKNFLDAQEPDERLQPLLRLLEQACRMLERWG, from the coding sequence ATGAACAGCGCATCCCTGCCCAGCCGGCAACGCACACCCAGCCTGCCGCCATTGCTCACCTGGCCCCTGGAGTTCCTGCCCCGCCGCCTGCCGGAGGAGGTCTTCGTCGCCGCCCTCAACCGGCTGTTTGCCGAGCCGCTGCGTAACGGCGAACTCGACTTCCTGGAAGGACGCATGCTGCAGATTGGCCTCACCGACCTGGGCCGATCACTGCGCATCGGCCTGCGGCAGCGACGTCTGCAGCGCGGCACGCCCGGCCAGCGGCCGGACATCCGCATCGAAGGCAAGCTCTACGAGTTCCTGCTGCTGGCCACCCGCCGCGAGGACGCCGACACCCTGTTCTTCAACCGCCGGCTGCGGCTCGCCGGTGACACCGAGCTGGGCCTCTACGTCAAGAACTTCCTCGACGCCCAAGAGCCGGACGAACGCTTGCAGCCGCTGCTGCGCCTGCTGGAGCAGGCCTGCCGCATGCTGGAGCGCTGGGGCTGA